Proteins from a single region of Leptospira venezuelensis:
- a CDS encoding SpoIIE family protein phosphatase, whose product MSFRQKIFLILGASQLLLVLILAITFIQMIDQVKNEPQDKRALDRSLEFRKELKHKEEVIRLLLKEIERNQKTLSILENGLGNRGILQSNLEYIKGIMTQYGLSIFEIHDKTGHVYFRFHRPADYGDDKSGQKIVQEALQGRIASTLEIGHSGLGLRVTAPLKNGGIMMVGQVVDDKFIQTITGSEDVHLAIYEKEKLISFSDSTISKYLGDRKPKDLAGISRFTLEGRHYYLTQVPYENQGLSNLKLDFVLLIDETELYESTRNLWFYCGLIALAVFGGILFASYRFSRDIIHAVKALNFAMQNPNEDESKIVDLNRSDELGEMAEVFIEMKKDLLDHQMFLEKKVEEKTKELQETLDDLRALKEKQDGDYYLTSLLLRPLATTKYESTNTKISGILRQKKTFVFRKREADIGGDLVSISEITLYGKKYLSIMNSDAMGKSIQGAGGALVMGTVFKAIVTRTQLSRSNQKKTPEKWLKDCYTELQNVFVTFDGTMLVSALLCLLDEETGALYSINAEHPNMVLYRDAKAGFLDSDFPIRKLGFSENTTEPLVRVDKLEAGDRIFLGSDGRDDILLYDPNSSEPVMNEDEFLFLRFVELAGGNLEDLERLISAAGEISDDLSLLSIVYKEVEVSPSRTKAISEEYNKLLQIGIKEYKKGNTEKTKEVFAQALEIDDSDPALYKQMARICINAKEFEEGAKYTEAYLSKIPFDNEYIFYLSYCLRKTKDYWKSLEFAEKLRSREPENIRNLKHLVALYRLTGNRMKFRATMSVLKLILADSDPRANNSSEPALV is encoded by the coding sequence ATGAGTTTTAGACAAAAAATTTTTCTCATTCTGGGAGCAAGTCAGCTTCTATTAGTACTTATTCTTGCGATCACATTCATCCAGATGATCGATCAAGTTAAAAATGAACCACAGGACAAAAGAGCATTAGACCGTTCCCTGGAGTTCAGGAAGGAACTCAAACATAAGGAAGAAGTGATCCGACTTCTTCTCAAAGAAATAGAAAGAAACCAAAAGACTCTTTCTATTTTAGAGAACGGTTTGGGAAACAGAGGTATACTTCAAAGTAACCTTGAATATATCAAAGGGATCATGACTCAGTATGGTCTTTCTATTTTCGAGATCCATGACAAGACAGGGCATGTTTATTTTAGATTTCATAGACCAGCCGATTATGGAGACGATAAGTCTGGACAGAAGATCGTACAAGAAGCTCTACAAGGCAGAATTGCTTCTACCCTAGAGATCGGTCATAGTGGTCTTGGTCTTAGAGTCACTGCTCCGCTTAAAAACGGTGGGATCATGATGGTGGGCCAGGTGGTAGATGATAAGTTTATCCAAACCATCACTGGTTCTGAAGATGTTCATCTTGCAATTTATGAGAAAGAAAAGCTGATCTCTTTTTCGGATTCTACCATCTCCAAATATTTAGGAGATAGAAAACCTAAGGATCTTGCAGGAATTTCCAGATTCACCCTAGAAGGAAGACATTATTATCTTACTCAAGTACCTTACGAAAACCAAGGATTAAGTAATCTTAAACTAGATTTCGTTCTTTTGATTGATGAAACCGAACTTTATGAATCCACTCGAAATCTTTGGTTTTACTGCGGACTCATTGCTCTTGCCGTTTTCGGCGGGATCTTATTCGCATCTTATAGATTTTCCAGAGACATTATACATGCTGTAAAGGCTCTCAACTTCGCAATGCAAAATCCGAATGAGGACGAATCCAAAATTGTGGACTTAAATCGTTCCGACGAATTGGGAGAAATGGCAGAAGTTTTCATAGAAATGAAGAAGGATCTTTTAGACCACCAAATGTTCTTAGAAAAGAAGGTGGAAGAGAAGACAAAAGAATTACAGGAAACCCTGGATGATCTTAGAGCCTTGAAAGAAAAGCAAGACGGGGATTATTATCTGACTTCCCTACTTCTTCGTCCACTTGCTACTACTAAATACGAAAGTACTAATACTAAGATCAGCGGTATCTTAAGACAAAAGAAAACGTTCGTATTCAGAAAGAGAGAAGCAGATATAGGAGGAGATCTAGTTTCCATCAGTGAGATCACTTTATACGGTAAAAAATATCTGAGTATTATGAACTCCGATGCAATGGGGAAATCTATCCAAGGCGCGGGCGGTGCTCTTGTAATGGGGACAGTATTCAAAGCGATTGTAACAAGGACCCAACTCTCCAGAAGTAACCAAAAGAAAACTCCTGAGAAATGGCTTAAAGATTGTTATACTGAATTACAAAATGTATTCGTAACCTTCGACGGTACGATGCTCGTTTCCGCTTTGCTTTGTCTTTTAGATGAAGAAACAGGAGCATTATATTCTATTAATGCAGAACATCCGAATATGGTACTGTATAGGGATGCAAAAGCTGGCTTCTTAGATTCCGACTTCCCGATTCGAAAATTAGGTTTCTCCGAAAACACAACAGAACCTTTAGTGAGAGTGGATAAATTGGAAGCCGGCGACAGGATATTCTTAGGATCCGACGGAAGAGATGATATTCTACTCTATGATCCAAATTCTTCAGAGCCAGTGATGAACGAAGATGAGTTTTTATTCTTAAGATTTGTAGAACTTGCAGGTGGGAACTTAGAAGATCTAGAAAGATTAATCAGTGCAGCTGGAGAAATTTCGGATGATCTAAGTCTTTTGAGCATAGTTTATAAAGAAGTAGAAGTTTCCCCTTCTCGCACAAAAGCGATCTCCGAAGAATACAATAAGCTTCTACAGATCGGTATTAAAGAATATAAAAAAGGAAATACCGAAAAGACTAAGGAAGTTTTTGCACAAGCATTAGAGATAGATGATTCAGACCCTGCCCTTTATAAACAAATGGCTAGGATCTGCATCAACGCAAAAGAATTCGAAGAAGGTGCAAAATATACAGAGGCTTATCTTTCCAAGATCCCATTCGACAACGAGTATATCTTCTACCTTTCCTATTGTCTAAGAAAGACCAAGGATTATTGGAAGTCATTGGAATTCGCAGAAAAACTCAGATCCAGAGAACCTGAAAATATTAGAAATCTAAAACATTTGGTGGCTCTATACAGACTTACAGGAAATCGAATGAAGTTCAGAGCAACCATGTCTGTTCTAAAATTGATCCTGGCAGACTCGGATCCTAGGGCAAATAATTCTTCAGAACCCGCATTGGTTTGA
- a CDS encoding acyl-CoA desaturase, with protein sequence MAIILSFFAAHWILAAFVQSFYLHRYSAHQMFKLNRFWEKFFYFFTFVVQGSSFLNPRAYAILHRRHHAYSDTAKDPHSPVASKGFLDMMWTTAVVYENILDRKEEVEKEFRGNYPEIPLFDRFADSWYVRLFFGTGYTLFYMAFVPADAVWLYALLPIHYLMGPTHGAIVNWCGHMYGYRNHAKNPDNSKNTLPVDFLIMGELYQNNHHAHPNSPNFAFRWFELDLTYQVMKVLHFMGIITIQRAVWTEKGRKELSGTAPSPLADVA encoded by the coding sequence ATGGCAATCATTCTGAGTTTTTTTGCGGCACACTGGATTTTAGCCGCTTTCGTTCAATCGTTCTATTTACATCGTTATTCTGCTCACCAGATGTTCAAACTGAACCGTTTCTGGGAAAAGTTCTTCTATTTCTTTACTTTTGTTGTGCAAGGTTCTTCTTTCCTAAATCCGAGAGCCTATGCAATTCTTCACAGAAGACACCATGCCTACAGTGACACAGCTAAAGATCCTCACTCTCCTGTAGCTTCTAAAGGATTTCTAGATATGATGTGGACCACCGCAGTAGTTTACGAAAACATTCTAGATCGTAAAGAAGAAGTGGAAAAGGAGTTCAGAGGAAATTATCCAGAGATCCCTTTGTTTGATCGTTTTGCTGATTCTTGGTATGTTCGTTTGTTCTTCGGAACCGGTTACACTCTATTCTATATGGCTTTCGTTCCTGCAGACGCAGTTTGGTTATACGCTTTATTACCAATCCATTATCTAATGGGACCAACTCATGGCGCAATTGTAAACTGGTGTGGACATATGTATGGTTACCGCAACCATGCGAAAAATCCGGATAATTCTAAAAACACCCTTCCAGTTGACTTCTTGATCATGGGAGAATTATACCAAAACAACCACCACGCTCACCCAAACTCTCCAAACTTCGCATTCCGTTGGTTCGAGTTGGATCTTACTTACCAAGTGATGAAGGTACTACATTTTATGGGAATCATCACAATCCAAAGAGCAGTGTGGACTGAAAAAGGAAGAAAAGAACTTTCTGGTACAGCACCTTCTCCTTTAGCTGATGTAGCTTAA
- a CDS encoding ankyrin repeat domain-containing protein yields MKFSFSSLLLILLLLFAFGSSFSEEIKFVHPSNAVGGTFSGIKKRAELPSPTISGAGLKAVAIVGEVDGNEGPKTREYINNIKGLVKILKDRGVSVFEFYPPNNPWSGIKEASENANIVLYAGHGVGTNLDQPPYDQRSVGGFYLGKEFVSNEQISSGMKPAPGAIVLFLGACFTAGNMAYDMGVIRDEETKKRISMYSSPFLETGFKGYYATWAPWTAQTILALLFTNKNYGDVYFSQTNPQEVTKISHPNSSKSSLYYHTKPPASKPVYDYAFAGDPSSVIRSENSISDTETKITEEERLKQNRILISSLYDKNENKSLESLEKGADPNADYMGWKPIHLAIVFDLPNVVRELVRKKASINAQAEGYTPLSMALAYERKEIAKFLEKEGGTRSRAAFKKPNIPNLKK; encoded by the coding sequence ATGAAATTTTCGTTCAGTTCCCTTTTATTAATCCTCTTACTTTTATTCGCGTTCGGTTCTTCTTTCTCCGAAGAAATCAAATTTGTTCATCCTAGTAATGCAGTCGGCGGAACATTCTCCGGGATCAAAAAAAGAGCAGAGCTGCCCTCCCCTACTATTTCCGGTGCTGGCTTAAAAGCAGTTGCCATAGTTGGAGAAGTGGATGGTAACGAAGGTCCTAAAACCCGAGAATATATAAATAATATCAAAGGACTCGTGAAAATTTTAAAAGACAGAGGAGTTTCTGTATTTGAATTTTATCCTCCGAATAACCCTTGGTCAGGAATCAAAGAAGCATCAGAAAATGCGAATATAGTTTTATATGCAGGACATGGTGTTGGAACCAATCTGGACCAACCACCTTATGACCAAAGATCAGTAGGTGGATTTTATCTGGGAAAAGAGTTTGTTTCCAACGAGCAAATTTCTTCAGGAATGAAACCTGCGCCTGGCGCGATCGTTCTATTCTTAGGTGCCTGTTTTACTGCAGGAAATATGGCATACGATATGGGAGTGATCCGAGACGAAGAAACTAAAAAAAGGATCTCCATGTATTCATCTCCTTTTTTGGAGACTGGATTCAAAGGGTATTATGCTACCTGGGCCCCTTGGACAGCTCAGACAATTCTAGCATTACTATTTACTAACAAAAATTATGGAGATGTTTATTTCAGCCAAACAAATCCTCAGGAAGTGACTAAAATTTCTCATCCTAATTCTTCTAAATCTTCCTTATATTATCACACTAAACCTCCAGCTTCTAAACCTGTTTATGATTATGCGTTTGCAGGAGATCCTTCCAGTGTGATACGATCTGAAAATTCTATTTCTGATACAGAAACTAAGATTACAGAAGAGGAAAGACTAAAACAGAATCGTATCTTAATTTCCAGCCTATACGACAAGAATGAGAACAAATCCTTGGAATCTTTGGAAAAAGGTGCTGACCCGAATGCGGATTATATGGGCTGGAAACCTATCCATCTTGCAATCGTATTCGATCTTCCTAATGTAGTGAGGGAACTCGTTCGTAAAAAAGCTTCCATCAATGCTCAGGCAGAAGGTTATACTCCTCTGTCCATGGCCCTTGCTTATGAACGAAAAGAGATTGCCAAGTTTTTGGAAAAAGAAGGCGGAACAAGAAGTAGAGCTGCTTTTAAAAAACCGAATATCCCGAATTTAAAGAAATAG